The Colletotrichum higginsianum IMI 349063 chromosome 2, whole genome shotgun sequence genome has a segment encoding these proteins:
- a CDS encoding AIG2 family protein, with the protein MATPTPRLYFAYGSNLSPTQMALRCPSSVPVGLAHLPDYTFIINSRHYANVVRVAPTSGTHAVAAPGGSNSSSSSSGGDNSSDPQTSPANPGVYGVLYILPPADEAVLDRCEGVPYAYQKENLLVTVVSATGPNGGGNDDDDSIARPRNGATIAALVYVDNDRVEPSTPWDEYVDRMNRGVDEATRLFGLPAGYVDHVIRPYIPASEEASVADYTAIGDPFNERA; encoded by the coding sequence ATGGCTACCCCCACGCCCCGGCTCTACTTCGCCTATGGCTCGAACCTCTCCCCGACCCAGATGGCCTTACGCTGTCCTTCTTCTGTCCCTGTCGGCCTGGCCCACCTCCCGGACTATACTTTCATCATTAACTCCCGTCATTACGCCAACGTCGTCCGTGTCGCCCCGACCTCCGGAACTCACGCGGTAGCTGCACCCGGAGGtagcaacagcagcagcagtagcagcgGCGGTGACAACTCTTCTGACCCGCAGACGAGCCCGGCCAACCCGGGCGTCTACGGCGTCCTCTACATCCTTccgcccgccgacgaggccgtcctcgacagGTGCGAGGGCGTGCCTTACGCCTACCAAAAGGAGAATCTTCTCGTCACTGTCGTCTCCGCCACGGGccccaacggcggcggcaacgacgacgacgacagcatCGCCCGTCCACGGAACGGTGCGACAATCGCCGCCCTCGTTTACGTCGACAACGACCGGGTCGAaccctcgacgccgtgggACGAGTACGTCGACCGCATGaaccgcggcgtcgacgaggccaccAGGCTCTTCGGCCTGCCGGCGGGGTACGTCGACCACGTCATCCGGCCCTACATCCCCGCATCGGAGGAGGCGTCTGTCGCGGATTACACGGCCATCGGTGACCCTTTCAACGAGCGTGCTTGA